In Drosophila simulans strain w501 chromosome X, Prin_Dsim_3.1, whole genome shotgun sequence, one DNA window encodes the following:
- the LOC6725052 gene encoding uncharacterized protein LOC6725052 yields MITAKKHPLDNCQLFVQLKKLFHDYNEKTQCLKNMIYWSGNDEHIAKICDQVTDLLLEHDLIIQPPETMDPCAMNHLRGLLVYLVLNTAHDDFLCESQWSANVIHLCNQLPPIPLFLTIAIAIKCCLKEPLEEFLACGPRWLTIKYFESFNEALSHISPDCLKILPLLSAALRAAGRAIVNYNLPAENKRLLRQIACMENRHILDSKQRLLTLPRPSTRKTYLAEAMKHLIEVLLYTLNDPLKREKPECFAVYSQITVDISDSNSSDPMPDLRHFAQILLDVLQRIFQLVSVDTFMYWHEMKSKSVLYSCQELICRQTAELLKVLQSDEVLGQHPVCKQMQSFADAAKTLEQRVAEMRIGELLAFLDSGIATHKELLAGLDNLFSRFIAFGNDECLETMANHLNMLTKNHAQIILSFLGQVVESKMEVEDEGISVTEVNQADDEDETSSNDEYEELISLVLRPLFMQLSVKDKMEVLLLRDEQNVTQGFNFKAPDHRERRIRFFNQLDYRNRFPISEFLALCFENAKQTWIDFSHLGVAHSCFSQLFWNIAQYCPKHTAFHISACADNILVNEQLLQKPYALRFTLYLYGHRQILNGLHTSARQLCVSLKDGPCPYGEDELRQAQNRFLQACANALAKFIESMNMHSLQVILKLLQHICLGESNLITRGTSELNALEKEHPKLENGDDAPAVKVAKHYTYLHASLPEWRLKHWKLISNVMKTIDALRWDLATFEQIRVDNLELALSYWQDGLSHLTFLGTEFRQRILNQVSKLKHKDFWIIYLEEDALKDTRSFLKLLTQSSAPEANELFTKILESSTDCAVMSDLSDAVVKVNSESAFLAFRFLFREYLIAFRSHAKHNKTTAKRQHWDHLVAVVAKAPLSIRNEIMELAIKAFAVRFDIDIQEQQTAKCLVVKEMPVEK; encoded by the exons ATGATAACTGCTAAGAAGCACCCGCTGGACAATTGTCAGTTGTTTGTCCAGCTGAAGAAGTTATTCCATGACTACAACGAGAAGACCCAGTGTCTGAAAAACATGATTTACTGGAGTG GAAACGATGAGCACATTGCAAAGATCTGCGACCAAGTGACGGACCTACTGTTGGAGCACGATCTGATCATACAGCCGCCAGAAACCATGGATCCTTGTGCTATGAATCACCTGCGTGGACTACTGGTGTACCTGGTGCTAAACACCGCGCACGACGATTTCTTGTGCGAATCCCAGTGGAGCGCCAATGTCATCCATTTGTGCAACCAGCTGCCGCCTATCCCACTGTTTTTGACCATCGCGATAGCTATTAAATGCTGTCTCAAGGAGCCGCTGGAGGAATTCCTTGCTTGTGGACCCCGCTGGCTGACCATTAAGTATTTTGAGTCATTCAATGAGGCTCTGTCGCATATTAGTCCGGATTGCTTGAAAATACTACCGCTGCTCTCTGCCGCCCTCAGAGCAGCCGGTCGCGCAATTGTCAACTACAATTTGCCCGCAGAAAATAAGCGACTGCTGCGGCAGATAGCCTGCATGGAAAATCGTCACATCTTGGATTCTAAACAGCGCCTCCTTACGCTGCCGCGTCCATCCACTCGTAAGACTTACCTGGCCGAGGCTATGAAGCACCTCATAGAAGTCCTTTTGTATACCCTCAATGATCCACTAAAGCGGGAGAAACCAGAGTGCTTCGCCGTCTACAGCCAAATAACCGTGGACATCAGTGACAGCAACTCAAGCGATCCCATGCCTGATCTGCGGCACTTCGCCCAAATACTGCTTGACGTTCTGCAGCGTATCTTTCAGCTCGTTAGCGTAGACACGTTCATGTACTGGcatgaaatgaaatcgaaaagtGTACTGTATAGCTGCCAGGAGCTAATCTGTAGGCAGACGGCAGAATTGCTTAAAGTACTCCAATCGGATGAGGTGCTCGGGCAGCATCCGGTTTGCAAGCAGATGCAGAGCTTTGCGGATGCAGCAAAAACTTTGGAGCAGCGCGTTGCCGAGATGAGAATCGGTGAACTCTTAGCCTTTCTTGATTCAGGTATTGCCACCCATAAGGAGTTGCTTGCCGGATTGGACAATCTCTTTAGCCGCTTTATAGCCTTTGGCAACGACGAGTGCCTGGAAACGATGgcaaatcatttaaatatgctcACCAAGAATCATGCCCAGATAATACTCAGTTTCCTGGGACAGGTGGTGGAGTCCAAAATGGAGGTCGAGGACGAGGGCATATCCGTTACGGAAGTAAATCAGgcggacgacgaggacgagacCTCGTCCAACGATGAGTACGAAGAGCTGATAAGCCTAGTACTGCGCCccttatttatgcaattaagTGTCAAGGACAAGATGGAAGTACTGCTATTGCGCGATGAGCAAAACGTTACCCAAGGATTTAATTTCAAGGCTCCCGATCATCGGGAGCGTCGCATACGCTTCTTTAACCAATTGGATTATAGAAATCGCTTCCCGATATCCGAATTTCTGGCACTGTGCTTTGAGAACGCAAAACAGACCTGGATTGATTTCTCCCACTTGGGCGTGGCGCATTCATGCTTCTCGCAGCTATTCTGGAACATAGCTCAGTATTGTCCCAAGCATACTGCTTTTCATATTTCCGCCTGTGCCGATAACATCTTGGTGAACGAGCAACTACTTCAAAAGCCGTATGCCTTGAGGTTTACACTCTACCTATATGGCCACCGACAGATCCTCAACGGTCTCCACACGTCAGCGCGACAACTGTGCGTTAGTTTGAAAGACGGACCGTGTCCCTACGGAGAGGATGAGCTTAGGCAGGCGCAAAATAGGTTCCTACAGGCGTGTGCCAACgctttggccaagtttatAGAGTCAATGAACATGCACAGCTTGCAGGTAATCTTGAAACTGCTCCAGCATATTTGTCTGGGTGAAAGCAATCTAATCACCCGAGGTACTTCAGAATTAAATGCACTCGAGAAGGAGCACCCGAAATTGGAGAACGGAGACGATGCACCAGCTGTCAAGGTGGCCAAGCACTACACATATCTGCATGCCAGTTTGCCAGAGTGGCGTTTGAAACACTGGAAGCTGATCTCCAATGTTATGAAAACCATTGATGCCCTACGCTGGGACTTGGCCACCTTTGAACAGATCCGAGTGGACAATTTAGAACTGGCGTTGTCGTATTGGCAGGACGGTCTGTCCCATCTCACATTCCTAGGCACTG AATTCCGTCAGAGGATCTTGAATCAAGTGAGCAAATTGAAGCACAAGGACTTTTGGATCATCTACCTTGAAGAAGACGCCTTAAAGGACACGCGCTCCTTTCTCAAATTGCTGACTCAGTCCAGTGCACCGGAGGCTAATGAACTCTTCACCAAGATCCTTGAAAGCAGCACCGATTGTGCTGTTATGAGCGATCTAAGCGATGCGGTGGTCAAGGTGAACAGCGAGTCCGCTTTCCTGGCCTTTAGATTCCTATTTCGAGAATATTTGATCGCCTTCCGGAGCCACGCCAAACACAATAAGACCACCGCGAAGCGCCAGCATTGGGATCATTTGGTGGCCGTTGTGGCCAAGGCTCCTCTCTCCATTCGCAACGAGATTATGGAGCTAGCTATTAAAGCCTTCGCTGTGCGATTCGACATCGATatccaggagcagcagacgGCCAAGTGTTTGGTCGTTAAGGAGATGCCGGTAGAAAAGTAA
- the LOC6725051 gene encoding N-acetylneuraminate 9-O-acetyltransferase: MELRELRGGNGGSIGGVGAATTGAPVNGAPSPELGGICIGGAAGGQRMPTRADIFMEQLNATNAKKVALLLVLGFIVYHGLLNWNYGSDSCQWLLSKGRFKGDNEWQPYGCMVHKYSLTDTRRCLRYLAFFDNKNNFVFIGDESIRLLYERFVEQLRQPLAADEMADEEDNNASVTDGSARFEDKKLHMLAQYIRAEEVSPSLVEQLYRLEAEKQLSSVYVVGFTYAGLLAGNTTDDVLRQYAANLTLLVAPFHRLVAQTSRVLWKLADRVDEEKLPPHWKLLQNEQIDRLNHVARGVFRYTEASVWESAWHIANGLLDNAIDGHQLCAHGQRLEVQLLWNMYCNDYMNYNDGTCCSSSEPYTTLQIVAYALFGVCMTLVCGMCLRRWLLHLRGQTLYVPLQQQQSHDGGRAVGGSPSNALSALITDYGTPMVALSLLGLILAYFYLCDRTNFFMKENKYYSEFSFWIPVGYVFALGLFFTEDSRFTKVLNRDQTDELRGWILLVVLIYYMTGAQRVLPIHMHIKLLISGYFFLTGYTHFTHMWQTGGSGSLFVRFFQAMFRANFLSVLLCFCMNRPYQFYYFVPLLSFWLCIVYFVLALPPRLSSASVDANPLHYLYLVCKCIGCLGGITVLFMSEVFFERIFVTRPWKALFVTTDDDLHEWWHQWKLDRYTVAFGMIYAACFHIAQKYNVFDDNNHGNLFSRRTSISVTLLALLGVGVYTSFSFLCRNVQNCEEIHSYILFIPIVGYVVLRNISGILRTRYSAFFAWFGRISLELFVCQYHIWLAADRHGVLVLLPGFPTLNMIITSFIFVCASHEVHRLTQILLPYAVPSDWRLVMRNFVIFLIVLIPVARSDGMF, from the exons ATGGAGCTACGCGAACTGCGCGGTGGAAATGGTGGAAGCATAGGAGGCGTTGGAGCAGCTACAACCGGAGCGCCAGTGAATGGAGCCCCTAGTCCCGAACTGGGCGGAATCTGCATTGGAGGCGCCGCCGGCGGACAGCGTATGCCCACCAGAGCTGATATATTTATGGAACAACTAAACGCCACCAATGCCAAGAAGGTGGCTTTGCTTCTGGTCCTCGGCTTCATCGTCTATCACGGCCTGCTCAACTGGAATTACG GCAGTGACTCCTGCCAGTGGCTGCTGTCCAAGGGCCGATTTAAGGGCGACAACGAGTGGCAGCCGTACGGATGCATGGTGCACAAGTACTCCCTCAC TGACACAAGGCGCTGTTTGCGTTACCTCGCCTTCTTCGACAACAAGAACAACTTTGTGTTCATTGGAGACGAGAGTATCCGACTGCTCTACGAACGATTTGTGGAGCAACTGCGCCAGCCATTGGCCGCGGATGAGATGGCCGACGAGGAGGACAATAACGCCTCGGTGACTGATGGCTCAGCCCGTTTTGAGGACAAGAAACTGCATATGCTGGCCCAATACATTCGAGCGGAGGAGGTGAGTCCGTCGCTTGTGGAGCAACTGTACCGTCTGGAGGCCGAGAAGCAGCTGTCCTCCGTGTACGTTGTGGGTTTCACCTATGCCGGCTTGCTCGCCGGCAACACCACAGACGATGTGCTGCGGCAATATGCCGCCAATCTCACGTTGCTGGTGGCTCCGTTTCATCGCCTGGTGGCGCAAACTTCGCGGGTCCTCTGGAAGCTAGCAGACCGCGTGGACGAGGAGAAATTGCCCCCGCACTGGAAGCTGCTCCAGAACGAGCAAATCGATCGGTTAAACCATGTGGCCAGAGGTGTTTTTCGCTACACGGAGGCAAGTGTTTGGGAATCCGCCTGGCACATAGCCAATGGTTTGCTGGACAACGCCATCGATGGTCATCAGCTGTGCGCCCATGGCCAGCGACTGGAGGTTCAGCTACTGTGGAACATGTACTGCAATGACTACATGAACTACAATGATGGCACCTGCTGCAGCAGTTCTGAGCCGTACACCACGCTGCAAATAGTGGCATACGCCTTGTTTGGCGTCTGCATGACGCTTGTGTGTGGCATGTGTCTGCGCAGATGGTTGCTTCACCTGCGTGGCCAGACTTTGTATGTGCccttgcagcagcagcaatctcACGACGGGGGAAGAGCAGTTGGAGGATCACCGAGCAATGCCTTATCCGCTCTGATAACTGACTATGGCACTCCCATGGTGGCGCTATCACTGCTGGGTCTTATTTTGGCCTATTTCTACCTCTGCGATCGCACAAACTTCTTTATGAAGGAGAACAAATACTATTCCGAGTTTAGCTTCTGGATACCAGTGGGCTATGTCTTCGCACTCGGACTGTTTTTTACGGAAGATTCACGGTTCACAAAGGTGCTTAATCGCGATCAAACGGATGAGCTGCGTGGCTGGATACTGCTGGTGGTGCTTATATATTACATGACCGGAGCACAGCGAGTGCTGCCCATTCACATGCACATTAAGCTGTTGATCTCAGGTTACTTTTTCCTTACCGGATACACGCACTTCACGCACATGTGGCAGACGGGTGGCAGTGGCTCCCTATTCGTACGCTTTTTCCAGGCCATGTTCCGGGCAAACTTTCTCAGTGTACTGTTGTGCTTCTGCATGAACCGGCCGTATCAGTTCTACTATTTTGTGCCACTTCTATCCTTTTGGCTGTGCATCGTATACTTTGTGCTCGCACTGCCGCCACGACTTTCGTCCGCATCGGTGGACGCCAATCCGCTGCACTATCTGTATTTGGTGTGCAAGTGCATTGGTTGCCTGGGCGGCATCACGGTGCTCTTCATGTCGGAGGTATTCTTCGAACGGATCTTCGTAACGCGACCGTGGAAGGCGCTGTTTGTGACCACTGACGACGACCTCCACGAGTGGTGGCATCAGTGGAAACTGGACCGGTATACGGTGGCCTTTGGCATGATATATGCCGCCTGCTTTCACATTGCCCAAAAGTACAATGTGTTCGATGACAACAACCATGGGAATTTGTTCTCGCGAAGAACATCCATATCAGTGACATTGCTGGCCCTGCTGGGCGTCGGGGTGTACACTTCGTTCTCGTTCCTTTGCCGCAACGTTCAGAACTGTGAGGAGATCCATTCGTATATACTGTTCATCCCGATTGTGGGCTATGTGGTCCTCAGGAACATCTCGGGTATTCTACGTACACGATACTCGGCGTTCTTCGCCTGGTTTGGTCGCATCTCGCTGGAGCTGTTCGTCTGCCAGTACCATATTTGGCTGGCCGCCGATCGGCATGGAGTTCTGGTGCTGCTGCCCGGCTTCCCCACGCTCAACATGATCATCACATCGTTCATCTTTGTGTGCGCATCGCACGAGGTGCATCGCCTTACCCAAATCCTGCTACCGTATGCGGTGCCCAGCGACTGGCGTCTGGTCATGCGAAACTTCGTGATCTTCCTCATCGTGCTCATACCCGTCGCCCGATCGGATGGCATGTTCTGA
- the LOC6725053 gene encoding uncharacterized protein LOC6725053 → MITAKKHPLDNCQLFVQLKKLFHGNNEEAKCLKDIIYWSGNDEDITKICDQVTNLLVEHDLILQPPETFNFFTIPNGLRAKNHLSGLLVYLVLNTAHDDFLCESQWSANVIHLRNQLPPFPLFLTIAIAIKCCLKEPLEEFLACGPRWLTIQYFESFNEALSHIIPDCLETLPLLSAALRAAGRAIVNYSLPAENKRLLRQIASMEHRHILDSKQRLLTLPRPSTRKIYLAEAMEHLIEVLLYTLNDPLKREKPECFAVYSQITVDISDSNSNDPMPDLRHFAQILLDVLQRIFQLVSVDTFMYWHEMKSKRVLYSCQELICRQTAELLKVLQSDEVLGQHPVCKQMQSFADEAKTLEQRVAEMRIGELLFFLDAGMATNKELLAGLDNLFSRFIAFGNDECLETMANHLNMLTKKHAQIILSFLGQVVESKMEVEDEGISITEVNQADVEDETSSNDEYEELISLVLRPLFMQLSVKDKMEVLLLRDEQNVTQGFNFKAPDHRERRIRFFNQLDYRNRFPISEFLALCFENAKQTWIDFSHLGVRHTRFSRLFWHIAQYCPKHTAFHISACADNILVNGQLLQKRHALQFTLYLYGHRQILNGLHTSARQLCVSLKDGPCPYGEDELRQAQNRFLQACANALAKFIESMNMHSLQVILKLLQQICLGESNLITRGTSELNALEKEHPKLENGDDAPAVKVAKHYTYLHASLPEWRLKHWKLISNVMKTIDALRWDLATFEQVRVDNLELALWYWQDGLSHLTFLGTEFRQRILNEVSKLKHKDFWIIYLEEDALKDTLSFFKLLTQSSAPEANELFTKVLESSNDCAVMSDLSDAVVKVNSESAFLAFRFLFREYLIAFRSHAKHNKTTTKRQHWDHLVAVVAKAPSSIRNEIMELAIKAFAVRFDIDIQEQQTAKCLVVKEMPVEK, encoded by the exons ATGATAACTGCTAAGAAGCACCCGCTGGACAATTGCCAGTTGTTTGTCCAGCTAAAGAAGTTATTCCATGGCAACAACGAGGAGGCCAAGTGTTTGAAAGACATAATTTACTGGAGTG GAAACGATGAAGACATTACAAAGATATGCGACCAAGTGACGAACCTACTGGTGGAGCACGATCTGATCTTACAGCCGCCAGAAacctttaatttttttaccATACCAAATGGTCTTCGTGCTAAGAATCACCTGAGTGGACTACTGGTGTACCTGGTGCTAAACACCGCACACGACGATTTCTTGTGCGAATCCCAGTGGAGTGCCAATGTCATCCATTTGCGCAACCAGCTGCCACCTTTCCCACTGTTCTTGACCATCGCGATAGCCATTAAATGCTGTCTCAAGGAGCCGCTGGAGGAATTCCTAGCTTGTGGACCCCGCTGGCTGACCATTCAGTATTTTGAGTCATTCAATGAGGCTCTGTCGCATATTATCCCGGATTGCTTGGAAACACTACCGCTGCTCTCTGCTGCCCTTAGAGCAGCCGGTCGCGCAATTGTCAACTACAGTTTGCCCGCAGAAAATAAGCGACTGCTGCGGCAGATAGCCAGCATGGAACATCGTCACATCTTGGATTCTAAACAGCGCCTCCTTACGCTGCCGCGTCCATCCACTCGTAAGATTTACCTGGCCGAGGCTATGGAGCACCTCATAGAAGTCCTTTTGTATACCCTCAACGATCCACTAAAGCGGGAGAAACCAGAGTGCTTCGCCGTCTACAGCCAAATAACCGTGGACATCAGTGACAGCAACTCAAACGATCCCATGCCTGATCTGCGGCACTTCGCCCAAATACTGCTTGACGTTCTGCAGCGTATCTTTCAGCTCGTTAGCGTAGACACGTTCATGTACTGGcatgaaatgaaatcgaaacgcGTTCTGTATAGCTGCCAGGAGCTAATCTGTAGGCAGACGGCAGAATTGCTTAAAGTACTCCAATCGGATGAGGTGCTGGGGCAGCATCCGGTTTGCAAGCAGATGCAGAGCTTTGCGGATGAAGCGAAAACATTGGAGCAGCGCGTTGCCGAGATGAGAATCGGTGAACTCTTATTTTTTCTCGATGCCGGTATGGCCACCAATAAGGAGTTGCTTGCCGGATTGGACAATCTCTTTAGCCGCTTTATAGCCTTTGGCAACGATGAGTGCCTGGAAACGATGgcaaatcatttaaatatgctcACCAAGAAACATGCCCAGATAATACTCAGTTTCCTGGGACAGGTGGTGGAGTCCAAAATGGAGGTCGAGGACGAGGGCATATCCATTACGGAAGTAAATCAGGCGGACGTCGAGGACGAGACCTCGTCCAACGATGAGTACGAAGAGCTGATAAGCCTAGTACTGCGCCccttatttatgcaattaagTGTCAAGGACAAGATGGAAGTACTGCTATTGCGCGATGAGCAAAACGTTACCCAAGGATTTAATTTCAAGGCTCCCGATCATCGGGAGCGTCGCATACGCTTCTTTAACCAATTGGATTATAGAAATCGCTTCCCGATATCCGAATTTCTGGCACTGTGCTTTGAGAACGCAAAACAGACCTGGATTGATTTCTCCCACTTGGGCGTGAGGCATACTCGCTTTTCACGGCTATTCTGGCACATAGCTCAGTATTGTCCCAAGCATACTGCTTTTCATATTTCCGCCTGTGCCGATAACATCTTGGTGAACGGGCAACTACTTCAAAAGCGGCATGCCTTGCAGTTTACACTCTACCTATATGGCCACCGACAGATCCTCAACGGTCTCCACACGTCAGCGCGACAACTGTGTGTTAGTTTGAAAGACGGACCGTGTCCCTACGGAGAGGATGAGCTTAGGCAGGCGCAAAATAGGTTCCTACAGGCGTGCGCCAACgctttggccaagtttatAGAGTCAATGAACATGCACAGCTTGCAGGTAATCTTGAAACTGCTCCAGCAGATTTGTCTGGGTGAAAGCAATCTAATCACCCGAGGTACTTCAGAATTAAATGCACTCGAAAAGGAGCACCCGAAATTGGAGAACGGAGACGATGCACCAGCTGTCAAGGTGGCCAAGCACTACACATATCTGCATGCCAGTTTGCCAGAGTGGCGTTTGAAACACTGGAAGCTGATCTCCAATGTTATGAAAACCATTGATGCCCTACGCTGGGACTTGGCCACCTTTGAACAGGTCCGAGTGGACAATTTAGAACTGGCGTTGTGGTATTGGCAGGACGGTCTGTCCCATCTGACATTCCTAGGCACTG AATTCCGTCAGAGGATCTTGAATGAAGTGAGCAAATTGAAGCACAAGGACTTTTGGATCATCTACCTTGAAGAAGACGCCTTAAAGGACACGCTCTCCTTTTTTAAATTGCTGACTCAGTCCAGTGCACCGGAGGCTAATGAACTCTTTACCAAGGTCCTTGAAAGCAGCAACGATTGTGCTGTTATGAGCGATCTAAGCGATGCGGTGGTGAAGGTGAACAGCGAGTCCGCTTTCCTGGCCTTTAGATTCCTATTTCGAGAATATTTGATCGCCTTCCGGAGCCACGCCAAACACAATAAGACCACCACGAAGCGCCAGCATTGGGATCATTTGGTGGCCGTTGTGGCCAAGGCTCCTTCCTCCATTCGCAACGAGATTATGGAGCTAGCTATTAAAGCCTTCGCTGTGCGATTTGACATCGATatccaggagcagcagacgGCCAAGTGTTTGGTCGTTAAGGAGATGCCGGTAGAAAAGTAA
- the LOC120285229 gene encoding uncharacterized protein LOC120285229 — translation MITAKKHPLDNSQLFVQLKKLIHDYNEKTHCLKNMIYWSGNDAHIAEICDQVMDLMVKHDLIIQPSKTMDPCALNHLRGLLVYLVLNTAHDDFLCESQWSANVLHLCNQMPPIPLILTIAIAIKCCLNEPLEEFLACGPRRLTIKYFESFNEALSHISPDCLKILPLLSAALRAAGRAIVNYILPAENKRLLRQIACMEYRHILDSEQRLLTLPSRSTRKIYLAEAMKHLIEVLLYTLNDPLKREKPECFAVYSQITVDISDSNSNDPMPDLRHFARIQLDVLQRIFQLVSVDTFTYWHKMKSKTELYSCQELICRQTAELLKVLQSDEVLGQHPVCKQMQSFADAAKTLEQRVADMIIGELLAFLDSGIATHKELLAGLDNLFSRFIAFGNDECLKTMANHLNMLTKNHAQIILSFLGQVVESKMEVEDEGITEVNQADDEDETSSNDEYEELIRLVLRPLFMQLSVKDKMEVLLLRDEQNVTQGFNFKAPDHRERRIRFFNQLDYRNRFPISEFLALCFENAKQTWIDFSHLGVAHSCFSQLFWNIAQYCPKHTAFHISACAKNILVNEQLLQKPYALRFTVDLYGHRQILNGLHTSARQLCVSLKDGPCPYGEDELRQAQNRFLQACANALAKFIESMNMHSLQVILKLLQHICLGESNLITRGTSELNALEKEHPKLENGDDAPAVKVAKHYTYLHASLPEWRLKHWKLISNVMKTIDALRWDLATFEQVRVDNLELALSYWQDGLSHLTFLGTEFRQRILNQVSKLKHKDFWIIYLEEDALKDTRSFLKLLTQSSAPEANELFTKILESSTDCAVMSDLSDAVVKVNSESAFLAFRFLFREYLIAFRSHAKHNKTTAKRQHWDHLVAVVAKAPLSIRNEIMELAIKAFAVRFDIDIQEQQTAKCLVVKEMPIEK, via the exons ATGATAACTGCTAAGAAGCACCCGCTGGACAATAGCCAGTTGTTTGTCCAGCTAAAGAAGTTAATCCATGACTACAACGAAAAGACCCATTGTCTGAAAAACATGATTTACTGGAGTG GAAACGATGCTCACATTGCAGAGATCTGCGACCAAGTGATGGACCTAATGGTGAAGCACGATCTGATCATACAACCGTCAAAAACCATGGATCCTTGTGCTTTGAATCACCTGCGTGGACTGCTGGTGTACCTGGTGCTAAACACCGCACACGACGATTTCTTGTGCGAATCCCAGTGGAGTGCCAATGTCCTCCATTTGTGCAACCAGATGCCGCCTATCCCTCTGATCTTGACCATCGCGATAGCCATTAAATGCTGTCTCAATGAGCCGCTGGAGGAATTCCTTGCTTGTGGACCCCGCCGGCTGACCATTAAGTATTTTGAGTCATTCAATGAGGCTCTGTCGCATATTAGTCCGGATTGCTTGAAAATACTACCGCTGCTCTCTGCTGCCCTCAGAGCAGCCGGTCGCGCAATTGTCAACTACATTTTGCCCGCAGAAAATAAGCGACTGCTGCGGCAGATAGCCTGCATGGAATATCGTCACATCTTGGATTCTGAACAGCGCCTCCTTACGCTGCCGAGTCGATCCACTCGTAAGATTTACCTGGCCGAGGCTATGAAGCACCTCATAGAAGTCCTTTTGTATACCCTTAATGATCCACTAAAGCGGGAGAAACCAGAGTGCTTCGCCGTCTACAGCCAAATAACCGTGGACATCAGTGACAGCAACTCAAACGATCCCATGCCTGATCTGCGGCACTTCGCCCGAATACAGCTTGACGTTCTGCAGCGTATCTTTCAGCTCGTTAGCGTAGACACGTTCACGTACTGGcataaaatgaaatcgaaaactGAACTGTATAGCTGCCAGGAGCTAATCTGTAGGCAGACGGCAGAATTGCTTAAAGTACTCCAATCGGATGAGGTGCTGGGGCAGCATCCGGTTTGCAAGCAGATGCAGAGCTTTGCGGATGCAGCAAAAACTTTGGAGCAGCGCGTTGCCGATATGATAATCGGTGAACTCTTAGCCTTTCTTGATTCAGGTATTGCCACCCATAAGGAGTTGCTTGCCGGATTGGACAATCTCTTTAGCCGCTTTATAGCCTTTGGCAACGACGAGTGCCTGAAAACGATGgcaaatcatttaaatatgctcACCAAGAATCATGCCCAGATAATACTCAGTTTCCTGGGTCAGGTGGTGGAGTCCAAAATGGAGGTCGAGGACGAGGGCATTACGGAAGTAAATCAGgcggacgacgaggacgagacCTCGTCCAACGATGAGTACGAAGAGCTGATAAGGCTAGTACTGCGCCccttatttatgcaattaagTGTCAAGGACAAGATGGAAGTACTGCTATTGCGCGATGAGCAAAACGTTACCCAAGGATTTAATTTCAAGGCTCCCGATCATCGGGAGCGTCGCATACGCTTCTTTAACCAATTGGATTATAGAAATCGCTTCCCGATATCCGAATTTCTGGCACTGTGCTTTGAGAACGCAAAACAGACCTGGATTGATTTCTCCCACTTGGGCGTGGCGCATTCATGCTTCTCGCAGCTATTCTGGAACATAGCTCAGTATTGTCCCAAGCATACTGCTTTTCATATTTCCGCCTGTGCCAAAAACATCTTGGTGAACGAGCAACTACTTCAAAAGCCGTATGCCTTGAGGTTTACAGTCGACCTATATGGCCACCGACAGATCCTCAACGGTCTCCACACGTCAGCGCGACAACTGTGCGTTAGTTTGAAAGACGGACCGTGTCCCTACGGAGAGGATGAGCTTAGGCAGGCGCAAAATAGGTTCCTACAGGCGTGTGCCAACgctttggccaagtttatAGAGTCAATGAACATGCACAGCTTGCAGGTAATCTTGAAACTGCTCCAGCATATTTGTCTGGGTGAAAGCAATCTAATCACCCGAGGTACTTCAGAATTAAATGCACTCGAAAAGGAGCACCCGAAATTGGAGAACGGAGACGATGCACCAGCTGTCAAGGTGGCCAAGCACTACACATATCTGCATGCCAGTTTGCCAGAGTGGCGTTTGAAACACTGGAAGCTGATCTCCAATGTTATGAAAACCATTGATGCCCTACGCTGGGACTTGGCCACCTTTGAACAGGTCCGAGTGGACAATTTAGAACTGGCGTTGTCGTATTGGCAGGACGGTCTGTCCCATCTCACATTCCTAGGCACTG AATTCCGTCAGAGGATCTTGAATCAAGTGAGCAAATTGAAGCACAAGGACTTTTGGATCATCTACCTTGAAGAAGACGCCTTAAAGGACACGCGCTCCTTTCTCAAATTGCTGACTCAGTCCAGTGCACCGGAGGCTAATGAACTCTTCACCAAGATCCTTGAAAGCAGCACCGATTGTGCTGTTATGAGCGATCTAAGCGATGCGGTGGTCAAGGTGAACAGCGAGTCCGCTTTCCTGGCCTTTAGATTCCTATTTCGAGAATATTTGATCGCCTTCCGGAGCCACGCCAAACACAATAAGACCACCGCGAAGCGCCAGCATTGGGATCATTTGGTGGCCGTTGTGGCCAAGGCTCCTCTCTCCATTCGCAACGAGATTATGGAGCTAGCTATTAAAGCCTTCGCTGTGCGATTCGACATCGATatccaggagcagcagacgGCCAAGTGTTTGGTCGTTAAGGAGATGCCGATAGAAAAGTAA